TATGCTGTTCTTTTTGTTGCCATCCTGGCTGGACCCTAGGTGTCCATAGGAGATGGCACTCATTTCATTTATCACTTCATGTTCCGTGTACTATCAAGCTTGCAATTTCATTGCTTCCACAGTAACGAAATTCGCTTTTGACCATGGTGAAAAAAATAAAACAATAAAAATCTGGTAAGGTTGCACATCAAGCATTACAATTTTTCTCATCAGCCCCATTTCATGGTTCATTAGTTAGTTGCCCGTACATTGCTACggtttctatatattattttgcctcaatgagatatttattcaaacatgattatattttttattttccaaTTATTAGCATATATATTTAAAATATCTCTCTTCTATATATCGCAAATGGACGTGTGTCGCAGTGGTAGAGTATGTTTGTTTTTTGCTGCGAGCAGGGTTGCTGCCCGCGCCCCATTTTTTCTGTTTGTATATATCATATAGATAGATCTTATTTAAAATGTTTCTCCTTTTTATAGCACAAAGTCATTAGCTCAGGTGGTTGAAGTTGCTGCTGTGTTTCCAGCAGTGCTGGGTTCTAATCACAGCAACACGCCCTTTTTTGCTGATTATTGCTTTGCTGGGCGGGCACGCGGGCATTGGGGGCTTTGCCGGTCCGCTGCACGGGGGAGGGAGACACATGACGAAACTCTCACTTAAATATAGTAGAGATGAAGTGAAACTTAATGAATTTCTGTGACAATAATACAACATGATCCTTCTTTTTCTAATAGAACAGTTAACTCTTGGCATAATGCACAGCAGCCCCAAAAGGCTCTTGAGCACATTACTCAAATATCATTAGTGTCACTCACTCAATTATCAGAAATCCATGCAGTTACCAAATATAAATGAATTATCTTATATTTGTTTATTGTTTCTTtcatgtaataataataataaaataacaaacTACCATCTatgagcatctccaagagcttgAACCGAGGAAGCAGCTTTTTTTGTTACTTCAATTAACAAGGAAAAATGTATGCAGAAACATTGACCCTGGActcctggagggcatatttggtgTTGTTTTAATCTTCGAACCTAATATGGTTCTAGACTCCAAAGCAATGCAGCAAGCATGCTAAATTGCGTAACAGATGAGCGAGGTCGACATTGGCATCAAATTTGTCGACTTCATGGCCACCGTGCTCCGGGACAAGGTCCCTGACGCCGTGGCCAGGCGAGACCTTGTGCTCCAAGGGGACAGGGTGGCACGACCGAGGCCGTGCGCTGGGGCCTCGTGGACACCGCCATAGATGGTGGCCCCGAGGATGTGGTGGCCGTGGATGTCGCCGAGGCCGAGAGGCTGGCCGCAAAGGGGTGGGACGGGGAGGCTGTCGCAGAGATCAGGAACTCAAAGCGTGTGGAGGAGGGGGCACAGCTGCCGCTGCCGAGCTGGTCGTTGACGCTGTCCAGATGCATCGCAGATGTGCTGGGGCCCGAGGTGAACTTCCGTCGTCTGGGCAGGGGAGACGGCGGTGGAGGCAGATCAGAGATATGACAGAAGGGAGTCGAGATGGGTGAGGACTGAATAGCGCGCCCTCACGGAGTAACGGGCCAGGTCCGTCGAATCTTGATTGTGCTGAGAAAAAAAAAGACGACATGGACATGCTCagattccagatttgctctctggTCTCTATATAGGAAACTATATTGAAAACACCTCAACTAAAAAAACTCAGGTGTGTCTACGGCTATGGGTGacaatgggctctaaattttacactataagatttaaggatcggattaggatcggaccatatttctattcatttttgaactaacatTTACTTAGGGCCTACCAttttgtgaagaagcatttggatcgtgatccattatcACCCCTACCAATCTACAGATTTCTGGAGCTCTGCCATATAAGACTGCAAATCTGATTTTTTCACTTGTGATCCCTTGCATTTCTACATTCTTATATATACAAAATTTTAGCTTTTAACATGTGGACGAAGCCCTTTGAAAAGGATGTGATAGATTCACAAACCTTGTGTTGCAGAGATTGAACGTGTGTTCATATGCCATGAATTCTGCTTTCCTAATGTTTCGCGCCAATAAAGATCCCTGTGATGACTGCCTCCATCTGACGCCGATTTAGGCAGACTTATTTGAATTATCATTATGTAGAATGCATTATACGTTTTGTCTCCATGTTTACCACTTCTGTTGCGTGCTCGATGGTGATCCTGTCATGCCTGCATTTGGTGCAGCTTTGCACAATTATGAATCCTATACAACTTGGTCTGCATTTTCTATTTATTCCCATCGCGTGTGCTTTCATTGTCATCTTTCTGATGTGTGTCGCCTTCTTATGCAGCTGTACAAAACAAGAGACGAGAAATACCTCCTCGATTTGCAAAGAGTCAGTGGGCCACAGCTCCTCTTTCTGGACTTGTGCGCGGCCTTTCTAACTCAACTgagagttctttgatttctggtgtcaGCTTTCCATCAGTTGCATTCCTTGCGTTTCACTAGAGGAATGTCTAAATCGCTCACAAAGCTGTAAATAGTAATCTCCAGTAGATTGGATTTTCTGGAGTATGTAGATGGTAGGCATGAGAAGATGTTATGCCTGGCGGCGATCTTCTGAACCAGACTGTGTGGAGTAACTTATCTCCTAATTCTTTACGGCTGGCCAGCTGCCGGTGAATTAGATCAGTGCTTTTGCTGGCATAATGTCTATCTACATTAATAATTTCAGCTATTACAACGGTTAATTAAATGCTGTGCTGCTTACAGGCCAAATGAGATTATGTTTTGAAGGCAACTCTTTTTTTTTGCATTAATTGATTGGAGTTGTTTGGCATGCGAAGCGAGTCTGACCGAGTATCTTGTGTAATCATTTATATTAGCAAGCGTGCAACGAAGCAATCTGCTGCATCTAATCTAGATCAATGATGACTGTTATTTTATATTTAACCACTTTTACCTGAaacatttttttatttttaaccTCTTACATATGAAACCGTTGGATCTAGATTCGATGTTTTGGATGGTTTGATTGCACATATGTACCAAATGAACGATTGCATAAAATGTCCCCAGACATCTATGTAGATAGAAGACATCTAGGTATACCCCTCCCAGTAGGGACAGAAATGGGAAAACCCTCTCCCGTCTTCGTTATCGCATTTTATCACTCGAAAGGAGACATGATCTAGAATAGACAGAAATAGAAATGAGAGCGAGAGATAAACGGCTGACTGACTTGTTGGACAACATTATAAAACAAATAGATAAAGATAGATTACTTTTCATTGTTTTTTGCTTGCTAATGGGGTATGTATAGCTAAGTTATAGTTATTTGAACCTTTTGGTTATTTGTCATTGAGAAAAGTCGGTGGTTAGAATGACCTCTTGTACTATAATTTGTCAACTATTACACTAATACATATTGGGCCAAATCCGGATTTCTTAACGAGTTCAACCTGGCTAAAAACAGGATTATAAAAACAGACCAAATAGACCATCTTCGTTTTTTGGAATGTTTAAAACGGACCGGGTTAGGACAGGATTTTCGTGTCCGTTTTTCAACCTCCCAGCCCATTTTGTGCTCTGCATATGGGTTACGGCGTTGGCACTTGGCAGTTACCACGAGTAATAAAGAGATGTATTTACAAGGTGTATATTAATCACTACTATGATTATTTTGGTCCATAACTTCTTTGCCAGCGTTTGGATCGGTTCATTTTGAAGGAACTATAATTAATTAATTAGGCTATTTGGCTTAGAATTTGATATTCCACTATCTTTTAAAGTTTAGATACAAGATTATCTTAAATTTAAAAAATAAGGAGTATAAATTGATTTTATATATCATCAAGCTATATTTCTACTCTATAATTTAGAACACGATCTTCGGCTTGCTTCTctataaaaatgtagcacatatttATGGCCAACAATACTATACAAATATATTTCACATGAAACATTATTAACTTAATTTATCTATATCTAACTTACGATTAGAATGTTCAATCCTATACAAGGACCACTCCCAGGAAATTTCATAGGACAATGAGCAACAAAAGAAAGTGAATCATGTTACTGGTTAGCAGCCGAAACCTCTCAAGATTGCATAATTTTCTTATAACAAAATGTTGTTTAATTTGTGGACAAAACCCCTCATTTAAGTGTTGAACAGTAGGGACCTCTAGAACCGAGTTGGCTTAATTCGTGGCCAGACTAATAATAAGGGTAATATCATTAATTATTATTTAGACAAAgttgttttttttttctctcaGCCCGCATGTCAAGATGATCACGTGCATCATTTGGACATCACGGCTGTTCAAGACTCTGGAATGGTACGATCGTGCTCATTAACATAATTTTGAGAATACAAATGACAGGCCATTGGACTTTGAGAATCGAGAGTATGATGGGCAGCACAATCAATGAATGAAAGAACCGCAGACCAGACAGGCAGCAGCATGAAACACGCTATTGTATATCTCAGATCCAGCAAAGAAAACAACGGAGGCCTGGCGACAAACGAGATCAGATCGAGCGATCCCGACCAAGGCGATAGCATAACATAGCTTCGCCGGCGGCCGGCCGCGGCATTACTTCAGTTCAAGCGGGCGTGGGCGGCACCGGAgggtgggtcgcaggagaacacctGGCGCGGAAGGCGCCACGCCTCGATGGCCTCGAAGCACATGTCGTCGAGCGCCTCGCTGCGGCACCACCGGCACCCGCCGCTCGCCGCGCACTGGCCCCGCGTCGCCAGATCCTGGCACGGCCGCACCCCCGCGCGGCCCTTGCTCGTCCCGGCAGCGGCGGCGGTCGCAGAGACCAGGAGGAGCAGCGCGAGCAGGGACGCGGATCTGGTTGTGGACATCTTCGACGCTATCGTCAGGGGGTCAGAGGGGAGTCTAGAACGCGTAGACCGCGCCGCCGCTATcatattattctgttatgtttctTCTGATATCTTCCACAACTACGATAGACCCGCTTAGAAcatcttcaagagctttccagaaTTCTCTACTAAATCAAGTTTTTGGAAAAATATAAAGACATGTCTCCAACAGTGCTCTAAAACGCTCTAGTTTTTTCATAGCCCTTAAAACTCCCTCATTTATAACTACAAATGGGAGGTTTTGGGCTCCACGAAAACAATCTACCGCTTTAAAAAATCTGTTAGAAAAAGAATTAAAATCTATCCCCACTAACTTTTTAGATGTCTATTAAAACTGATTTCGAGGAGTCATTTTTTAAGGAGTTCTTAGATGATAGATGTGACAGTTCAGTTTAACCGTCACAAGGATCAATGCGGCGAAACAAATTAATTTTAAAACTCTAAAAGTATttttaaaatgttttttaaaaaagttaaaaataaaaaaatcttGTTGGCTCCAAAAGAATCTGGTAGTCATATACTCTCACGTCCACCTGTTTATGACACGGGCCGGTAGTGATCACGTATTCATTTATTTTTATCCATCTGATGGCTTAGAAAATTGGAACGACCAGAGATGCCTCTATTGCTAATAACTCCGTTGTAACTTCTCTATAATACTAGCGACTTTTATAGTAGTATAACAGTAGCGTTAAAAGAAGTCACTGTGTTGACCGGGATGACCTATAAATTAGCATGTTAACTACACAGAAGAGCATACGACGATGGATTTTGTGAACATCTAAGTGTCATTATTAAATCATATATTTTATATCCAATAAAACGAATTTATATGAACACGACAGCTCAGAAGAAGACATCAAATGTAGTTAGCTATTTGAATTAGAGATGCTGCATAAAGACAGTTACAATACACCATTGCATGCCGACAAGCTAGTGCTAGTGTCCCCTGACCACATGCTCCCTAGTCCCTAACAGCACGCGCAAATGACTACTACAAAAATCTCCTACACTTTCCAGAGCATCGACACATTTCCTGATTGCCACATATTCCAGGAACGGTTTTTCTAGGGGGTATGCAATCGCAAAAAAATCTTACAACGTGTACTTTTAGCACATCACATGAAACCCCTTCGCAAGGGCGTATTTCTCCAGCTCAAATGGGTGATGTTCTGTGAAAAAACTGGATGCCAAAATCCAACTCTCTTACAAATCATGGACCTGAAGGGAGAAGATGACACTCAATTTACACATCCTGAAAACCACCTCCTGGCTGGAAAGCTGTAGGGCCtgagctcttcttgcaacatgaggtCCAGCGCTTGAAAGCACAGTAAGCTCAAGCGTTCGCTGTGTAGCATCACAGAAAGTAATCTGGTGCTGGCCTCTTAGCAGGAACACCTCTTGATTCCTAAAGGCAGATATGGAGAAATTAGATGCTAACGGGTCAGGTCAGTAGAAGCATAACATATCGCAAAGGGTGGAGGAACACAAACATGTGGAGCAGCTTCAAATACGCGGAACTGCTTATTCAGGTTCTCATCCAGCTCTAGGATTGCAGCAATATTGCCACACCTACATGTAGACAAATATTGTAGAGCAATAATAGCTATTTACACATAATTGCGCTCAGAAGAATTATCATGAACATGAACCGTAGCAAACATAGGAAATTTACAAGGTTGACTAGGACTGCTATACAGATGATATGGCTTATGTGGGATCGGCTGGATTTAGGGGGAGTGCACCAGGAAGAATACACGAGTAGAGATGATTGGGAGGATGAACGCAAGTGGTAGGGAGACCGGGGATGAACACAGCCGCTGTGGGCACCAGGGCGAGGGGAAGAACTCGCCAGGATGACCCAAGAGCTGAGCCAGCCGGCATCAACTTCTTAGATGAGAAACCCTAGTTACAAACTAAGGCCCCTTTATAACTCAGGTGGCCTAACAACTTATCTCCTAGACTTAAGGAACTTATCTGCTAGACTCCAGGACTAATCTGAACCGACTCCAACAATACTGAGATAAACTAGGGAATAAGGGATAAGCCCAGGGAGGGGATAAGCTCAGGGGCCTTCCCTACTTCTTGTTGCGCCTAGTATACTGGCGCCCTAGGAAAGAGTCCACAACATTTCCCTCCTTCCCGACAaaaagctcgtcctcgagcttgaAATCTGGGTAGTGTAGCTTGAAGTCTTCCATCTGTTCCCAGGCCGTATCTGTCTCTGAACGGCCCAGCCACTTCACCAATACTTCCCAAACGCCTCTGTTAATTCTTGCTCGCAGCACATGTTCAGGTGTTGGAATGACTCGGCCATGTAACAATGGTGGCAGAGGAACTATCTGGTCCGGGGCCGAGCCTTCAAACCTCTTCAGGAGCGACACATGAAAGACGTCATGAATCCGAGCATTCCTGGGTAACTGTAGTTTGTATGAAACTGTCCCAATCTTCTGCAGCACCTGATAAGGACCAAAGAACTTGGGGCTCAGCTTGGTAGGAGCTGCTGATGTTACCCCCACCGCTGTGCGCTGCTGTAGTCTTAGCCAAACCCAATCTCCCACATTGAACTCCACCTCCCGACGACGCTTGTCGTGGTATTGCTTCATGGTCACCTGAGCCTGTATGAGACGATCTTTAATGTCTGCCAAGAAGTCATCCCTGTCCCGGAGCTGTTTGTCTACTGCTGCCACATTTGAACCGCCCTGCTGATATTGGATCAAGGGTGGAGGATCCCTTCCATAGACCACTCTGAAGGGGGAACATTGGAGTGCAGTCTGATAGGATGAGTTATAGCAAAACTCTGCCCATGGGAGCCACTTTAGCCATGACTTGGGCCGATCACCCGCTAGGCAGCGAAGGTACATGGTTATGATTCTGTTAACCACCTCGGATTGGCCATCAGACTGGGGGTGGAAGGCTGAGCTCATGTGCAACTTGACTCCCGCTAACCGGAATAACTCTGTCCAAAACAAGCTAGTAAAGACTGTATCCCGGTCACTTACAATAGAGCATGGGATGCCATGTAGTTTCACAATATCATCAAAAAAAACTTTGGCCACTGAGGCTGCCGAATACGGATGTCCCAATGCAATGAAGTGACTATACTTTGAAAATCGGTCAACCACTGTGAGCACGACCGATTTCCCACCCACTTTTGGAAACCCGTCAATAAAATCCATTGAAATATCAGCCCATACCATAGAGGGGATTGGCAATGGCTGTAGCAGACCTGCCGGATGAAGATGGTCTGTTTTGTTGCGTTGGCATGTAGAACAGCCGCGTACAAATTCCTTCACACGTTGTAAAGCCATCCGGCTATAAAAAGAGGAACGCCATCGACACACTGTCTTCTGGACTCCTTCATGCCCCGCGTCATGTGCTTGAGCAAGCAGTGCCGGCCATAGGGACGAGGAATCAGGAATGAATACCTTGCCCTGGAACAGCAGAATACCATCAGTTTCAGCCCACCCTGGTGGGGCTGTTCCCGCTGCCAACTGTGCTCGAATTGCTGCTGCCTGAGAATCTGAACTGGATTCAGCTCTAAGAGTATCAAATAGGTCAAAAGTTGGTGATGAGATGTTGTAAACAGCCCCAGTATCTTCCTCCCGACGGGATAAGGCGTCGGCTGCTCCGTTGAGTTTACCTGGTCTATACTCCACTGTAATATCATAACCAAACAACTTGCTAACCCAAGTGTGCTGTGGAATTGTGGACAACCTTTGATCCAATAGGAATTTCAAACTGTAATGGTCTGTTCTGACAGTGAATGGGCGGCCCCATATGTATGGTCGCCAGTGACGGACAGCCTTCACCAACCCTATCAACTCTCTCTCATATGCTGGTAACTTCTGATGGTGAGGAGAGACTGGCCTGCTGAAATAAGCAATGGCGCCGTCTCCCTGGTGCAAGACAGCCCCGAAACCGGCCCCGGAAGCGTCACAATCAATGAAGAACCGCTGAGCAAAGTCTGGTAATTGAAGAAGAGGTGCTGTGATCAGAGCCTGTTTCAGCTGACAGAACGCCTCATTGGCTTCTACGGTCCATCTGAATGCCTCCTTTTTGAGCAGTGCCGTGAGAGGGGCAGCGATGGCACCATACCCTGCAATGAATTTCCGATAGTACCCGGTGAGGCCTAGGAACCCTCTGAGAGCCCGGAGTGTCTGGGGAGGTGGCCATGATTCCACTGCATCAACTTTGGAAGGATCCATGGCTACTCCTACTGCTGAAATAATGTGGCCAAggtatgcaacttcagatttgccaAAGGAACATTTGGGTTGcttgagggcgagttggttggcaCGGAGCAACTGAAACACCTGCTTCACATGCTGTAGGTGCTGTGTCCATGATGAGCTATAAATTAAAATGTCGTCAAAGAACACCAGGACAAACTTCCGGATGAATGGCTTGAGGATCTCATTCATTAGTGCCTGGAAAGTGGATGGTGCATTAGTTAGGCCGAATGGCATTACCAGGAATTCGAAGTGGCCACAATGTGTTCGAAAAGCTGTCTTGTGGATGTCCTCTGGATGCATTCGGACTTGGTGATACCCACTGCGAAGATCCAACTTGGTGAAGAAGCTGGCGCCACAGAGTTCATCCAGTAACTCATCCACAACGGGAATTGGGAATTTATCCTTCACTGTTTTTGCATTCAGCTCGCGGTAGTCAATGCAGAATCGCCAAGTATTGTCAGCCTTCTTGACTAGCAGAACAGGGGAGGAAAATCCGGACGTGCTCTGGCGAATGATTCCTTGCTGCATCATCTGATCACACTGGCGTTCGATCTCATCTTTGAGGAGTTGAGGATATCGGTATGGTCGTACTGCTACTGGTGCTGTTCCAGGTAACAGTCTTATGTGATGATCATGTCGGCGCGATGGTGGTAGTCCCTGTGGCTCCTCAAACAGATCAGAGAATGAGGTCAGAAGTGCCTCCAGACACTCCCGGCTCATATCCAGTGATGAGCAGCGAGGGGTAGCGCCACCAACGCCAGTCCACCGGATCATTCTTCCTTGCCTCCAGAATGTCATGGTATGCTTGTCGAAGTTGCAGACAATGGGCCCCAGTGATCGTAGCCATTGAACTCCTAACACCAGATCTAGTCCATCCAAGGGTAGGGAATAGCAGGATGTTGTAAACTGTTCTTGGCCAATGGTGAGGGTTGCGGTTACGCGGCCCTTGCTGGTTATGCGCTCACCGTTTGCCACCTTAACAGAGAGGCCGGCCAAGGGTGTCACCTGTAAGCCCAGGCGCGAGATAGCAGCATCACTCAGGAATGTATGGGTGGATCCAGAGTCAACGAGCGCTGTGAGGGTTATGCCGTTGATGGAGACCGGAAGCTTGAGTGTGTCTGTGACATCTATCCCAGTCATGGCGTGCAGAGAAATGCCCAGGTCCTCCGGTAGCTCACTCTCGGCTGGAATGCCTTCGTCGTCCATCTCGAGCAAAAACACGCCGCGGCCTGTGCACTTGTGATCTGGCGTGTACTTTTCCGGGCAATGGTAGCATTCCCCGCTGGCACGTTTGGCGGCGACCTCGTCAGGTGTGAGTCGACGGAGGCGAGGCCGGCTTGTCGGTGAAGTTGCTGGACGTGCCCCTGAACCTGCTGATGATCTGGATGAGGCTGTTGCAGGTGTGTATGACGTCTTGCCGGGGCTGGGTGTGGTACCCAAGCGCCGCTCATATGCTCTGGCCAAGTGGAGGGCATGCTGAAGGGTGGATGGCCTCTCCAACTCGACGTCAGTGCGGAGCGGCTCCCCTAGGCCGGCGGTGAACATGTTGGTCTGCTGCTTCTGAGACATGTCATCGCAGCGGCACAATAACCTTAGAAACTGACGCTGGTACTCCTCAACAGTGCCGGTCCTGTATAGTTCCTTGAGGTCAGCCATGCCATTGGTCCGCAGAGGAGGTCCAAATCTCATTTGGAGGAAGTCCGCGAAGCGCGACCATGTAAGAACACCGCCTGTGTCGCGTTCCAGTGTGTAAAACCATTCTGCCGCCACACCCTCAAGGTGCAGGGAGGCCTGCCATACTTTCTCGTCTTCCCATGTCCGCATTCCTCGAAAATATGTATCGCACTTGTTGAGCCAAGGCAGTGGATCAGACTCACCATCATACTGTGGGAAGTTGACTCTGGGACGGGGGGGTGGGTCGTCTTCAAATCGCTCCCGGTTGCTGGCACTCCTGGTATGATCAATGTTTGCACCGCGGCCATGGGGGGCTGATCCCGATCCCCCGATCTGGCCGGTGCC
This portion of the Zea mays cultivar B73 chromosome 2, Zm-B73-REFERENCE-NAM-5.0, whole genome shotgun sequence genome encodes:
- the LOC100275224 gene encoding uncharacterized protein LOC100275224 precursor, whose amino-acid sequence is MIAAARSTRSRLPSDPLTIASKMSTTRSASLLALLLLVSATAAAAGTSKGRAGVRPCQDLATRGQCAASGGCRWCRSEALDDMCFEAIEAWRLPRQVFSCDPPSGAAHARLN